The Nocardioides luti genome contains a region encoding:
- a CDS encoding phosphoadenylyl-sulfate reductase — MTTATTQKARDFRGTHTAGRTPEELRELVSHVGAELELAPAENIIEWAVASFGERFCITSSMGDAVLAHLAAKVAPGVDVVFLDTGYHFAETMGTRDAVEATLDVNLITITPVQSVAEQDAAYGKDLYKTDPDLCCKLRKVAPLADSLEQYDAWATGLRRAETHNRVIAPVVGWDAKKGKVKVSPLARWSDEQIEQYIHDNGVLVNPLVYDGYPSIGCWPCTRRVAPGEDPRSGRWAGTNKTECGIHS; from the coding sequence ATGACCACCGCCACCACCCAGAAGGCCCGCGACTTCCGGGGCACCCACACCGCGGGCCGCACGCCCGAGGAGCTGCGCGAGCTGGTCTCGCACGTGGGCGCCGAGCTCGAGCTGGCCCCGGCCGAGAACATCATCGAGTGGGCGGTCGCCAGCTTCGGCGAGCGCTTCTGCATCACCTCGTCGATGGGCGACGCTGTCCTGGCGCACCTCGCCGCGAAGGTCGCCCCCGGCGTGGACGTGGTCTTCCTCGACACGGGCTACCACTTCGCCGAGACGATGGGCACCCGCGACGCCGTGGAGGCCACGCTCGACGTCAACCTGATCACGATCACGCCGGTGCAGAGCGTGGCCGAGCAGGACGCGGCGTACGGCAAGGACCTCTACAAGACCGACCCCGACCTGTGCTGCAAGCTGCGCAAGGTCGCGCCGCTGGCCGACTCGCTCGAGCAGTACGACGCCTGGGCGACCGGCCTGCGGCGGGCCGAGACGCACAACCGGGTGATCGCGCCGGTCGTCGGCTGGGACGCCAAGAAGGGCAAGGTCAAGGTCTCGCCCCTGGCGCGCTGGTCCGACGAGCAGATCGAGCAGTACATCCACGACAACGGCGTCCTGGTGAACCCGCTCGTGTACGACGGCTACCCGTCCATCGGGTGCTGGCCGTGCACGCGCCGCGTCGCTCCCGGCGAGGACCCGCGCAGCGGGCGCTGGGCCGGCACGAACAAGACCGAGTGCGGCATCCACTCATGA
- a CDS encoding sirohydrochlorin chelatase, translating into MAAPALVALAHGSRDPRSAATITALVDEVRALRPDLRVEQAFLELSRPSFQTVVDRLVKAGHDEIVVVPLLLTEAYHAKVDVPSAIAAAAERHPGLQIRATSILGLEAAFLEVLDVRMREALKELRVRELDALVLAAAGSSDPLANQAVARLARVWGQRHKLPVTAAFASAAPPATGEAVRQFRAEGRRHIAVASLFLAPGFLPDRAAELAREAGAIAVSAPLGAHPELARTILARYAVGAVELVPV; encoded by the coding sequence ATGGCTGCTCCCGCCCTGGTCGCCCTGGCTCACGGAAGCCGTGACCCCCGGTCCGCCGCAACGATCACCGCCCTCGTCGACGAGGTCCGCGCCCTGCGCCCCGACCTCCGCGTCGAGCAGGCGTTCCTCGAGCTGTCGCGCCCGTCGTTCCAGACGGTCGTCGACCGGCTCGTCAAGGCCGGCCACGACGAGATCGTCGTCGTGCCGCTGCTCCTCACCGAGGCCTACCACGCGAAGGTCGACGTGCCGTCCGCGATCGCGGCCGCCGCCGAGCGCCACCCGGGCCTGCAGATCCGCGCCACCTCGATCCTCGGCCTCGAGGCCGCGTTCCTCGAGGTGCTCGACGTGCGGATGCGCGAGGCCCTCAAGGAGCTCCGCGTCCGCGAGCTCGACGCCCTGGTGCTCGCCGCCGCCGGCTCCAGCGACCCGCTCGCCAACCAGGCCGTGGCGCGGCTGGCCCGGGTCTGGGGCCAGCGCCACAAGCTGCCGGTGACGGCCGCCTTCGCCTCCGCCGCTCCTCCGGCGACCGGCGAGGCGGTGCGCCAGTTCCGCGCCGAGGGCCGCCGTCACATCGCGGTCGCGTCGCTGTTCCTCGCGCCCGGCTTCCTGCCGGACCGCGCGGCCGAGCTGGCCCGGGAGGCCGGCGCCATCGCGGTGTCCGCCCCGCTGGGCGCCCACCCGGAGCTGGCCCGCACGATCCTCGCGCGGTACGCCGTCGGCGCCGTCGAGCTGGTCCCGGTCTAG
- a CDS encoding DUF3037 domain-containing protein, with protein sequence MSARLSYQYVVLRCVPRVDREEFVNVGVVLHCQAADYLDVAWQVDRERLAALFPALDLDRVCDALAFVEGVCAGDERGGVAAGTPIGQRFGFLRAPKSTVLQPGPVHGGVTEDPARQLERLLHTLVG encoded by the coding sequence GTGAGCGCCCGCCTGTCGTACCAGTACGTCGTCTTGCGCTGCGTGCCCCGCGTCGACCGCGAGGAGTTCGTCAACGTCGGCGTGGTCCTGCACTGCCAGGCGGCTGACTACCTCGACGTCGCGTGGCAGGTCGACCGCGAGCGGCTGGCGGCGCTCTTCCCGGCGCTCGACCTCGACCGGGTCTGCGACGCCCTGGCCTTCGTGGAGGGGGTCTGCGCCGGCGACGAGCGCGGCGGCGTGGCCGCGGGCACCCCGATCGGGCAGCGCTTCGGCTTCCTGCGCGCGCCCAAGAGCACGGTGCTCCAGCCCGGGCCGGTCCACGGTGGTGTCACCGAGGACCCGGCCCGTCAGCTGGAGCGCCTGCTGCACACGCTGGTCGGCTGA
- a CDS encoding HipA family kinase, which translates to MIPTVSVTRYVTPLREGGSLPGIVEADDLGTYVCKFRGAGQGLRVLVAEVVVGELARRLGLRTPRLVALELDPEIARYEADEEVQDLLNASPGLNLGVDFLPGAFGFDGDVPVGSDLAARVLWLDAFVANVDRSWRNPNLLVWHRDLWVIDHGAALYFHHGWPGGALLKDGAADRFAAQPWNAADHVLLQHVGDLAAVDARVRDELDASVFAEVLAEVPDEWLEPVPGAETPDAVRAAYVAFLVARLGSRAWLPDGVPA; encoded by the coding sequence GTGATCCCCACCGTCTCCGTCACGCGCTACGTCACGCCGCTGCGCGAGGGCGGCAGCCTGCCCGGGATCGTCGAGGCCGACGACCTCGGGACCTACGTCTGCAAGTTTCGCGGCGCCGGCCAGGGCCTGCGCGTCCTCGTGGCCGAGGTCGTCGTGGGTGAGCTCGCGCGCCGGCTCGGGCTGCGCACCCCGCGGCTGGTGGCGCTGGAGCTGGACCCGGAGATCGCGCGCTACGAGGCCGACGAGGAGGTCCAGGACCTCCTCAACGCCAGCCCCGGTCTCAACCTGGGCGTGGACTTCCTGCCGGGTGCGTTCGGCTTCGACGGGGACGTCCCCGTCGGCTCCGACCTGGCGGCCCGGGTGCTCTGGCTGGACGCCTTCGTGGCCAACGTGGACCGGTCGTGGCGCAACCCCAACCTCCTGGTCTGGCACCGCGACCTGTGGGTGATCGACCACGGCGCGGCGCTGTACTTCCACCACGGCTGGCCCGGCGGCGCGCTGCTCAAGGACGGGGCAGCGGACCGGTTCGCCGCGCAGCCCTGGAACGCCGCCGACCACGTGCTGCTCCAGCACGTCGGCGACCTCGCGGCCGTGGACGCCCGGGTGCGCGACGAGCTCGACGCCTCGGTCTTCGCGGAGGTGCTCGCCGAGGTGCCGGACGAGTGGCTCGAGCCGGTGCCGGGCGCGGAGACCCCGGACGCCGTGCGGGCGGCGTACGTCGCCTTCCTCGTGGCACGGCTGGGCAGTCGTGCCTGGCTGCCTGACGGGGTGCCCGCGTGA
- a CDS encoding PPK2 family polyphosphate kinase yields the protein MTSPLHRLPAGPVDLTAIETDEAPGFDGGKKKGKAALFALGDDLSDLQERLFAMGRSGSERRVLLVLQGMDTSGKGGVLRHTVGLVDPQGLRITSFKAPTDEEREHDFLWRIRRALPAAGCIGVFDRSHYEDVLIGRVRELASPEEIEERYTQINDFERELVDSGTTILKCMLHISADEQKARLLARLGDETKYWKYNPSDVDERSQWPRYREAYEIALERTNTEHAPWFVIPSDKKWYRNLIIGQLLHDTLKRLDPQWPEADFDIEVERQRLTDEAPLS from the coding sequence ATGACCTCCCCGCTGCACCGCCTGCCGGCCGGCCCCGTCGACCTGACCGCGATCGAGACCGACGAGGCCCCCGGGTTCGACGGCGGCAAGAAGAAGGGCAAGGCCGCCCTCTTCGCGCTGGGCGACGACCTCTCGGACCTGCAGGAGCGACTGTTCGCGATGGGCCGCAGCGGCTCCGAGCGCCGGGTGCTGCTGGTGCTCCAGGGCATGGACACCTCCGGCAAGGGCGGCGTGCTGCGGCACACCGTCGGCCTGGTCGACCCGCAGGGCCTGCGGATCACGTCGTTCAAGGCACCCACGGACGAGGAGCGCGAGCACGACTTCCTCTGGCGGATCCGCCGGGCGCTGCCCGCGGCCGGGTGCATCGGCGTCTTCGACCGCTCGCACTACGAGGACGTGCTGATCGGCCGGGTCCGCGAGCTGGCGTCGCCCGAGGAGATCGAGGAGCGCTACACCCAGATCAACGACTTCGAGCGCGAGCTGGTCGACAGCGGCACCACGATCCTCAAGTGCATGCTGCACATCTCGGCCGACGAGCAGAAGGCCCGGCTGCTCGCGCGGCTCGGCGACGAGACGAAGTACTGGAAGTACAACCCGTCCGACGTCGACGAGCGCTCCCAGTGGCCGCGCTACCGCGAGGCCTACGAGATCGCGCTGGAGCGCACCAACACCGAGCACGCCCCGTGGTTCGTGATCCCGAGCGACAAGAAGTGGTACCGCAACCTGATCATCGGCCAGCTCCTGCACGACACCCTGAAGCGGCTCGACCCCCAGTGGCCGGAGGCCGACTTCGACATCGAGGTGGAGCGCCAGCGGCTGACCGACGAGGCACCGCTCTCGTGA
- a CDS encoding phosphoribosyltransferase family protein: MSDEREILTWPMFGTSVREIAQQVVDDGYEPDLVLSIARGGLALGMGLGYALSVKNLSVINVEFYTGVDQRLEMPIVLPPTPDVVDLSGLKVLIADDVADTGRTLEIVQDFCADHVAEARVAVVYEKPQSVVRPAYVWRRTEAWIDFPWSSEAPLRG; this comes from the coding sequence GTGAGCGACGAGCGCGAGATCCTGACCTGGCCGATGTTCGGGACCTCCGTGCGCGAGATCGCGCAGCAGGTCGTCGACGACGGCTACGAGCCGGACCTGGTCCTGTCGATCGCGCGCGGTGGTCTGGCGCTCGGCATGGGGCTGGGCTACGCCCTGTCAGTGAAGAACCTGTCGGTGATCAACGTCGAGTTCTACACCGGCGTCGACCAGCGCCTGGAGATGCCGATCGTGCTGCCGCCGACCCCGGACGTCGTGGACCTGTCCGGACTGAAGGTGCTGATCGCCGACGACGTCGCCGACACGGGGCGGACGCTGGAGATCGTCCAGGACTTCTGCGCCGACCACGTCGCGGAGGCGCGGGTGGCCGTGGTCTACGAGAAGCCGCAGTCCGTCGTGCGCCCGGCGTACGTCTGGCGGCGCACCGAGGCGTGGATCGACTTCCCGTGGTCGAGCGAGGCTCCGCTGCGCGGCTGA
- a CDS encoding regulatory protein RecX has protein sequence MTSDPWRGDVAAGVAAWTRGSTPLPAEAVPDPVHQGPEADPEAVARKILLDQLTGQARSRKELSDKLAKKLVPDEIATRLLDRFEEVGLIDDDAFARAWIASRQPGKGLARRALAQELRRKGIDDEIAKEALDDIDPADEETAARRLVQKKLRTLSRVDDATATRRLVGLLARKGYGSGVAFTVVREELAAAGRDEVDPPTSR, from the coding sequence GTGACTTCTGATCCCTGGCGCGGTGACGTCGCGGCCGGCGTCGCGGCGTGGACCCGTGGGTCCACGCCGCTGCCGGCCGAGGCCGTGCCCGACCCCGTGCACCAGGGGCCGGAGGCCGACCCCGAGGCGGTCGCGCGCAAGATCCTGCTCGACCAGCTCACCGGCCAGGCGCGCAGCCGCAAGGAGCTGAGCGACAAGCTCGCCAAGAAGCTCGTGCCCGACGAGATCGCCACCCGGCTGCTCGACCGGTTCGAGGAGGTCGGGCTGATCGACGACGACGCGTTCGCGCGCGCGTGGATCGCCTCCCGCCAGCCCGGCAAGGGGCTCGCCCGCCGGGCCCTGGCCCAGGAGCTGCGCCGCAAGGGCATCGACGACGAGATCGCCAAGGAGGCCCTCGACGACATCGACCCGGCCGACGAGGAGACCGCGGCCCGGCGCCTGGTGCAGAAGAAGCTGCGCACCCTGAGCCGCGTGGACGACGCGACCGCCACCCGCCGGCTGGTGGGGCTGCTGGCCCGCAAGGGCTACGGCTCCGGGGTCGCGTTCACCGTGGTCCGCGAGGAGCTCGCGGCCGCCGGCCGCGACGAGGTCGACCCGCCCACCTCGCGGTAA
- the recA gene encoding recombinase RecA, with translation MAGANREKALDAALAGIEKQFGKGSIMRLGEETRAALGIIPTGAIALDVALGIGGLPRGRVVEIYGPESSGKTTVALHAVANAQRAGGIVAFIDAEHALDPDYAKALGVDTDALLVSQPDSGEQALEIADMLVRSGALDLIVVDSVAALVPRAEIEGEMGDSHVGLQARLMSQALRKMTGALNNSGTTMIFINQLREKIGVMFGSPETTTGGKALKFYASVRLDVRRIETLKDGQDMVGNRTRIKVVKNKVAPPFKQAEFDIMYGKGISREGGLIDVGVEAGLVRKAGAWYTYEGDQLGQGKENARTFLKDNPDLANELEKKILEKLGVGPTVDMPAEPLADPVGVGDF, from the coding sequence ATGGCTGGTGCAAACCGCGAGAAGGCGCTCGACGCCGCGCTCGCCGGCATCGAGAAGCAGTTCGGCAAGGGCTCGATCATGCGCCTCGGCGAGGAGACCCGGGCCGCGCTCGGGATCATCCCGACCGGTGCGATCGCCCTGGACGTGGCGCTCGGGATCGGCGGCCTGCCGCGCGGTCGCGTCGTCGAGATCTACGGCCCGGAGTCCTCCGGCAAGACGACGGTCGCCCTGCACGCGGTGGCCAACGCCCAGCGCGCCGGCGGCATCGTCGCCTTCATCGACGCCGAGCACGCGCTCGACCCCGACTACGCCAAAGCGCTCGGTGTCGACACCGACGCGCTGCTGGTCTCGCAGCCCGACTCGGGTGAGCAGGCGCTGGAGATCGCGGACATGCTGGTCCGCTCCGGTGCCCTCGACCTGATCGTCGTCGACTCCGTGGCGGCGCTCGTGCCCCGCGCCGAGATCGAGGGCGAGATGGGCGACAGCCACGTCGGTCTCCAGGCCCGCCTGATGAGCCAGGCGCTGCGCAAGATGACCGGTGCCCTCAACAACTCCGGCACGACGATGATCTTCATCAACCAGCTGCGCGAGAAGATCGGCGTCATGTTCGGCTCGCCCGAGACCACCACCGGTGGCAAGGCGCTGAAGTTCTACGCCTCGGTCCGCCTCGACGTCCGTCGCATCGAGACGCTCAAGGACGGCCAGGACATGGTCGGCAACCGGACCCGCATCAAGGTCGTCAAGAACAAGGTCGCCCCGCCGTTCAAGCAGGCGGAGTTCGACATCATGTACGGCAAGGGCATCAGCCGCGAGGGCGGCCTGATCGACGTGGGCGTCGAGGCAGGCCTGGTCCGCAAGGCCGGCGCTTGGTACACCTACGAGGGCGACCAGCTCGGCCAGGGCAAGGAGAACGCCCGCACCTTCCTCAAGGACAACCCGGACCTCGCCAACGAGCTCGAGAAGAAGATCCTCGAGAAGCTCGGCGTCGGCCCCACGGTGGACATGCCGGCGGAGCCGCTGGCCGACCCCGTCGGTGTCGGTGACTTCTGA